A DNA window from Microcystis aeruginosa NIES-843 contains the following coding sequences:
- a CDS encoding ferrochelatase, which produces MVAISDQQQLAATHNHSDRVAVLLMGYGEVESYEDFANYNEQALNLLTAKFAPVPTWVYPPLAKLLALFDLHEWQHQHNHFISPHNHIFEHQRQEIERNLQAKWGNRVEVFKAFNFCAPFLPAQVLTEIRERGFEKILIYPLLVVDSIFTSGIAIEQVNKALAQGQTGEHWVKGLRYIPSFYNQPAYIELMARLVEEKIAAEVASSCLPSQIGIILMNHGCPHEAKGFTSGIDESQALYELVREKLIYRYPLISVGWLNHQTPLIKWTQPNAELAAKNLIELGAKALIFMPIGFATENHETLLDVEHIIEALRRKHDQVNYVQMACVNDNPEFCQMVADWAEEHIEALLSQEALSVNTSVTIPHIHSDHHHHHGHHHHH; this is translated from the coding sequence GTGGTTGCCATTTCAGATCAACAACAGTTAGCCGCTACCCACAACCACAGCGATCGAGTGGCGGTATTATTGATGGGATACGGGGAAGTGGAGAGTTATGAGGACTTCGCCAACTATAATGAACAGGCCTTGAATCTGCTGACGGCTAAGTTCGCTCCCGTACCGACTTGGGTTTATCCTCCCCTAGCGAAATTATTGGCCCTATTTGACCTACACGAATGGCAGCACCAGCATAATCACTTTATTTCGCCCCATAACCACATTTTCGAGCATCAAAGACAGGAAATCGAGCGCAATTTACAGGCAAAATGGGGTAATCGGGTGGAGGTATTCAAAGCGTTTAACTTCTGCGCGCCTTTTTTACCGGCACAGGTGTTAACGGAAATCCGCGAACGGGGATTCGAGAAAATTTTGATCTATCCTCTCCTCGTGGTTGATTCTATCTTCACCAGTGGCATTGCCATCGAACAAGTTAACAAAGCTTTAGCTCAGGGACAAACGGGGGAACATTGGGTCAAAGGATTGCGCTACATTCCCTCGTTTTATAACCAACCCGCTTATATAGAGCTAATGGCGCGGTTAGTGGAGGAAAAAATCGCTGCTGAGGTAGCTAGTAGCTGTCTTCCCTCGCAAATTGGCATTATTTTAATGAATCACGGTTGTCCCCACGAAGCTAAGGGATTTACGTCGGGAATCGATGAAAGTCAAGCTTTATACGAGTTGGTCCGGGAAAAATTAATCTATCGTTATCCCTTGATTTCTGTGGGTTGGTTAAATCACCAAACCCCCTTAATTAAATGGACGCAACCGAATGCAGAGTTAGCGGCGAAGAATTTAATCGAATTGGGGGCAAAAGCCTTAATTTTCATGCCGATTGGCTTTGCTACGGAAAATCACGAAACTTTACTGGATGTGGAGCATATTATCGAAGCTTTACGCCGCAAACACGACCAAGTTAATTATGTGCAGATGGCCTGTGTCAACGATAACCCCGAATTTTGCCAGATGGTCGCCGATTGGGCCGAGGAACATATCGAAGCTTTACTATCACAAGAGGCTTTATCTGTCAATACTTCTGTAACAATTCCTCACATTCATTCCGATCACCATCATCACCACGGACACCACCACCATCATTAA
- a CDS encoding DUF5615 family PIN-like protein, with translation MLVKLLRQAGHEVITVNEAGLMSHPDFIVLDYARNADRILLTLNCRDFQFLHAADSHHPGILAIYQEANPSKKMSFKAIVNAIANLETANVPLANQFISLNQWNY, from the coding sequence GTGTTGGTGAAATTGCTACGACAGGCTGGACATGAAGTAATTACAGTTAACGAAGCTGGTCTGATGAGTCACCCAGATTTCATAGTTCTGGACTATGCTAGAAATGCCGATCGCATCCTGTTGACCCTTAACTGCCGTGACTTTCAGTTTCTCCATGCTGCGGATTCCCACCATCCCGGAATTTTGGCAATTTATCAAGAGGCAAATCCCTCAAAGAAAATGAGTTTTAAGGCAATTGTCAATGCGATCGCCAATCTGGAAACGGCTAACGTCCCTCTTGCTAATCAGTTCATTTCCCTGAACCAGTGGAACTATTAA